The sequence below is a genomic window from Pleurocapsa sp. PCC 7327.
CTAACCTAATCGCTATCTTTCGCAAAGAACTACAAGGCTATTTTGCTTCTCCTTTTGCTTATATTGTTGCTGCTGTTTTTTGGCTAATTTCTGGTATTTTTTTTGCACTCGTTTTATATAACATTACCCTGGATGTTGCAGCTCAAGAACAAAATGGAATTACGGTTACCCGCGATGTTGCCTATGAGTTTCTCGGTGGTTTTTTAGGAGTGGCAATCTCGCTATTATTAGTCTTGTTACCTGCACTTTCAATGGGACTTTATGCAGAAGAACGCAAGCGAGGAACGTTAGAATTATTGGCGACTTCGCCGATTACTAACTGGGTTGTAGCAGTCGGAAAACTCTTGGGAGTTGTCACGTTTTTTACGGTGATGATGGCACCTCTATGGATTTATCAAGCCATTCTTTTTAGTGCAGCTACTCCCCCGATGCCACCTCAAGTCGTCCTCTTAGCTAATGCAGGAATCATTATACTCGCCACGGCAATTCTTTCACTGGGAATGTTTATTTCTTCTCTAACAGAGAGTTCTATTCTTGCCTATATTCTTACTTTTATTTTGGTATTATTTCTTTGGATTTTAGATACTATCGCCCAAAGAATTGGAGGCGTTTTCGGAGAAGCTATATCGCATTTGTCTTTGTTCGATAGTTACAATAACTTTACTACAGGAATTCTCGATACCAGTAGTATAGTTCTGTTTGCTAGCTATATTTTTTTGGGAATATTTCTGACAGCGCAATCGATTGAAGCTTTGCGCTTACAACGGTCTTAGGGTTTGAATAAAAATCAAGCGATTATGATTAATTTTCGGAGGCTTTTTCGATATTTATTTATTCCAGGAATAATACTAGCGATCGCGGGGTTATTTGCAGGATTAATTACTCAAGTTTGGTCGCCTCTCTATGTCGGGTTGTTAGTTGCTGGTATTATTATTCTCGTTATTTGGTTGGGGTTTATTTTTGTCACAGCACAAGGATTTTGGAAGCGACGCTCGACGCAAATAAGTACTAATGCGATCGTAGCAACGCTATCTTTAATAGCAATTTTAGGGATGGTAAATTTTTTAGCGATTCGTTACTCAAATCGAATCGATTTTACAGAAAATCAGCTTTTGACTCTCTCTCCTCAGTCTCAAGAAATTGTCAAGAATTTAAGAGAGCCACTAAAAGTTTGGGTGTTTGATAAAGACTCCAGTCAAATCGACAGAGAATTGTTAGAAAATTATCGCCGCTATAGTTCAAACTTTGCTTTTGAATTTGTCGATCCAGATCTCAAACCAGGATTAGCAGAACAATTTAAGGTTAAATCTTTAGGAGATGTTTTTATAGAATATAAAGATAGAAAACAGTTAGTACAAAAACTAATTAACTATCAACAAAAAGAACCTCTCTCAGAAATTAAGTTAACCAATGCAATC
It includes:
- a CDS encoding ABC transporter permease → MIIANLIAIFRKELQGYFASPFAYIVAAVFWLISGIFFALVLYNITLDVAAQEQNGITVTRDVAYEFLGGFLGVAISLLLVLLPALSMGLYAEERKRGTLELLATSPITNWVVAVGKLLGVVTFFTVMMAPLWIYQAILFSAATPPMPPQVVLLANAGIIILATAILSLGMFISSLTESSILAYILTFILVLFLWILDTIAQRIGGVFGEAISHLSLFDSYNNFTTGILDTSSIVLFASYIFLGIFLTAQSIEALRLQRS